In a single window of the Campylobacter fetus subsp. testudinum 03-427 genome:
- the cueO gene encoding copper oxidase (bifunctional~Pfam matches to PF07732.11 Cu-oxidase_3, and to PF07731.10 Cu-oxidase_2, and to PF00394.18 Cu-oxidase) produces MNRRTFLKLNALGLVSICNAYANKMNHFGMHHEMMNVNDSMLNIDTSFIDFASNNLKLLDEKYFPQNQILKALPLLKNESKTKNTFKATLQITENQLEIVNGKKTKVYTYNGTMPAPKIEVFEGDSVEILVKNRLNEPTTIHWHGLLVPPEQDGNPHDHILAGEERVYRFNLPIGSAGTYWYHPHPHHIASKQVFMGLAGAFVVKSKQDALSNLAEKDLMISDLRLDENAQIPNNNLIDWLNGREGEFVLINGQYKPKIHLATNERIRIYNATSARYLRLKIHGAKFILVGTDGGLIQKPIYKDEIFLTPASRVEVLIQSSKSGKFKLESLYYNRDKMMIQEEPKTVFLADIILDSKDIIIPDKLREFPILEEPKSFKEIIMSENHAKMMQIMNSQDDNEIKTALASMFLINSKTYDLNRTDLISKVGVVEEWAISNNSDMDHPFHIHGTQFEVVSSKLNNVVSKPEFRALRDTINVRPNEEIRLRMKQDFVGTRMFHCHILEHEDLGMMGNLEVK; encoded by the coding sequence ATGAATAGAAGAACATTTTTAAAGCTAAATGCCTTAGGATTAGTTAGTATTTGCAATGCATATGCAAATAAAATGAATCATTTTGGTATGCACCATGAAATGATGAACGTCAATGATAGTATGTTAAATATCGATACATCTTTTATTGACTTTGCTTCAAATAATTTAAAGCTTCTTGATGAAAAATATTTTCCGCAAAATCAAATTCTAAAAGCTCTGCCTTTGCTTAAAAATGAAAGTAAAACAAAAAATACATTTAAAGCAACTTTGCAAATTACTGAAAATCAATTAGAGATAGTTAATGGCAAAAAGACTAAAGTATATACATATAACGGTACAATGCCCGCACCAAAAATTGAGGTTTTTGAAGGCGATAGTGTAGAAATTTTAGTTAAAAATAGACTAAATGAGCCTACAACTATTCATTGGCATGGACTGCTTGTACCTCCAGAACAAGATGGTAATCCACATGATCATATTTTAGCTGGTGAAGAAAGAGTATATCGCTTTAATTTACCTATTGGTAGTGCTGGAACATACTGGTATCATCCTCATCCTCACCACATTGCTTCAAAACAGGTTTTTATGGGTTTGGCCGGAGCTTTTGTTGTTAAGTCTAAGCAAGATGCTTTAAGTAATTTAGCAGAAAAAGATTTGATGATAAGCGATTTAAGACTTGATGAGAATGCCCAAATTCCAAATAATAATTTAATTGATTGGCTAAATGGAAGAGAGGGTGAGTTTGTTTTAATAAATGGTCAGTATAAACCTAAAATACACTTAGCCACAAATGAACGTATAAGAATTTATAATGCTACTTCTGCAAGATACTTGAGATTAAAAATACATGGAGCAAAATTTATATTAGTAGGAACTGATGGAGGGCTGATTCAAAAACCTATTTATAAAGATGAGATATTTTTAACTCCAGCTTCGAGAGTTGAAGTATTAATACAAAGCAGTAAAAGCGGTAAGTTTAAGCTTGAAAGTTTATATTATAATAGAGATAAAATGATGATACAAGAAGAGCCAAAAACAGTATTTTTAGCTGATATTATCTTAGATAGTAAAGATATTATTATTCCAGATAAGTTAAGAGAATTTCCAATATTAGAAGAGCCTAAAAGCTTTAAAGAAATAATTATGAGTGAAAATCACGCAAAAATGATGCAAATAATGAATTCTCAAGATGACAATGAGATCAAAACAGCTCTTGCATCAATGTTTTTAATAAATTCAAAGACCTATGATTTAAATAGGACTGATTTAATTTCTAAAGTTGGAGTGGTGGAAGAGTGGGCGATAAGTAATAACTCAGATATGGATCATCCGTTTCACATACATGGAACCCAATTTGAAGTTGTTAGCTCAAAACTAAATAACGTTGTATCAAAACCGGAATTTAGAGCATTAAGAGATACAATCAATGTTAGACCAAATGAAGAGATAAGACTTAGAATGAAGCAAGATTTTGTTGGAACTAGAATGTTTCATTGTCATATCCTAGAGCATGAGGATTTAGGAATGATGGGAAATTTAGAAGTGAAATAA
- a CDS encoding Cache sensor-containing MCP-domain signal transduction protein (Pfam matches to PF00015.17 MCPsignal, and to PF02743.14 Cache_1) translates to MKKSIATKVSGGVSLLFIVLLAILSYINYSDSKANTTELLVNERTKVVQSAESLLKTQLGDDINAIYNLSKLLGTNNYSNDEVGTILKAIETSSNFDLIFVGYENDGMMIRSNGNSHLPTNKYDPRKRSWYEKAVKENKTIISDPYVSVTTQKLSITVAAPIYSNNKLIGVVGADTAIDALSKEFIEIGNAEGAYALLIDKNAKVIMSPTSEYIGKTLNSSKEIIQKIQNKDFDQYGRISYTHENGSKKLSKCIDSSINDWIICSAIDVEFFKKKTDAIFYKHIILSIIFVIFTLITVLLLAKRLLKPTDNIVSGLKDFFDFLNHKNDNPKAINLKSNDEFGVMASLINSNISSIKESLDKDAKAVEEALIRASEVEKGNLGARIMHEPDSPGLKKLKDVLNSMLNTLQGKIGSDINVIQKTFDDFKNLDFTSNIPNAKGEVEKVTNLLGNEITKMLKDNLNQANNLKEKANNLKEYVTTLNDSARSQANSLQESAAAVEEMSSSMSSINERAGEVIKQSEDIKNIITIIRDIADQTNLLALNAAIEAARAGDHGRGFAVVADEVRQLAERTQKSLGEIEANVNILSQSINEMSQSISEQTEAINQINEAVANVDEQTKQNLAIASNTDRVTLEVETIANEVVSEVKRKKF, encoded by the coding sequence ATGAAAAAAAGTATAGCTACAAAAGTATCTGGTGGAGTATCACTACTCTTTATAGTATTGCTTGCGATTCTAAGTTATATAAATTATTCAGATTCAAAAGCAAACACAACCGAATTATTAGTAAATGAGAGAACAAAGGTCGTTCAATCAGCCGAATCATTACTAAAAACACAATTAGGTGATGATATTAATGCTATATACAATTTATCCAAACTACTTGGCACAAATAACTATAGCAATGACGAGGTAGGAACCATACTAAAAGCCATAGAAACCTCTTCAAACTTTGACTTGATATTTGTCGGTTATGAAAATGACGGTATGATGATACGTTCAAATGGGAATTCTCACTTGCCTACAAATAAATACGATCCTAGAAAACGATCTTGGTATGAAAAAGCTGTTAAAGAAAATAAAACCATTATTTCAGATCCTTATGTCAGTGTCACCACACAAAAGCTAAGCATTACAGTTGCAGCTCCTATATATTCAAATAACAAATTAATAGGCGTTGTCGGTGCAGATACGGCTATAGACGCATTGAGCAAAGAGTTTATAGAAATAGGAAATGCCGAAGGTGCATACGCACTTTTGATAGATAAAAACGCAAAAGTGATTATGAGTCCAACAAGTGAGTACATAGGTAAAACACTAAATTCATCAAAAGAAATTATACAAAAAATTCAAAATAAAGATTTTGATCAATATGGTAGAATAAGTTATACCCACGAAAATGGTTCTAAAAAACTCAGTAAATGTATAGATTCATCTATAAATGACTGGATAATTTGCAGCGCTATCGATGTAGAGTTTTTCAAAAAAAAGACAGACGCTATATTTTATAAGCATATCATACTTTCTATTATATTTGTGATCTTTACATTGATTACTGTTTTACTACTAGCTAAGAGACTATTAAAACCTACAGATAATATAGTATCTGGCCTCAAAGACTTCTTTGACTTCTTAAACCATAAAAATGATAATCCTAAAGCTATAAATTTAAAATCAAACGATGAGTTTGGAGTTATGGCTAGTCTTATTAATTCTAATATAAGCTCTATAAAAGAGTCTTTAGATAAAGATGCTAAAGCAGTAGAAGAAGCATTGATTAGAGCTAGTGAAGTTGAAAAAGGAAATCTAGGAGCTAGAATAATGCATGAGCCAGACTCTCCTGGACTTAAGAAGTTAAAAGATGTATTAAACAGTATGTTAAATACTCTTCAAGGAAAGATAGGATCTGATATAAATGTTATTCAAAAAACATTTGATGATTTTAAGAATCTTGATTTTACTTCTAATATACCAAATGCTAAAGGTGAAGTTGAAAAGGTTACTAATCTTTTAGGTAATGAGATAACTAAGATGTTAAAAGATAATTTAAACCAAGCTAACAATCTTAAAGAAAAAGCAAATAACTTAAAAGAGTATGTAACTACATTAAACGATAGTGCAAGAAGTCAAGCTAACTCACTTCAAGAAAGTGCAGCTGCAGTTGAAGAGATGAGTAGTTCTATGAGCTCTATAAATGAAAGAGCAGGAGAAGTTATAAAACAGTCTGAAGATATTAAGAATATAATTACTATCATACGTGACATAGCAGATCAAACAAACTTACTAGCATTAAATGCAGCCATAGAAGCAGCTAGAGCTGGAGATCACGGTAGAGGATTTGCAGTTGTTGCAGATGAAGTAAGACAACTAGCTGAGAGAACTCAAAAGTCTTTAGGAGAGATCGAAGCTAATGTAAATATACTAAGCCAAAGCATAAATGAGATGAGCCAAAGTATAAGCGAACAAACTGAAGCAATTAATCAGATAAATGAAGCTGTTGCTAATGTAGATGAACAGACTAAACAAAACCTTGCTATAGCTAGTAATACAGATAGAGTTACTTTAGAAGTAGAAACTATAGCTAATGAAGTAGTTAGTGAGGTTAAGAGGAAGAAGTTTTAG